Below is a window of Desulfovibrionales bacterium DNA.
AAGGTATAATCAACGGGGCCTTTAACCTCAGCTTAAATCCCCTGATAGCCGCAGCCATAGGGACGTTTTGCTCGGTTACCGCACGAAAGGCCACGGAGCATTCGTATCTTGCTCTTTTGAGGATAATGCCGTAGGATTTGAAATTTCAAATTTGAGATCAGGACAAAAGAAGGAAGCAGCCATGTTAGCGAAACCCTTTGCAGAATCCCCGCGGCTTGCCGCGGGGTGCCATATTTTATTTATTGACACACAGTCTTGAGTCTGGTAAACGTAACCTAATATGAAAATTTATGACGGCATAATTTTACGCTGGTGGTGGAGTGGGTTGATATAGGGTGAGGTGTACCCACTTCCCGGTTATTAACATACGTGCCGTTCAATAAACCGTGGGTCATCTCAAAATGACCTGCGGTTTTTTTATTGTAACTGCTCAATTAGCCACCAAGGCACCAAGACACAAAAGAAAGAAATCCCTAATGTTGACGCCTTGGCGTCTTAGTGGCTGAATAGTTGTTTTTTAAAAGGTAAAATGTATTCACCAACCTTTGAACAATTTAATAAGCTTGCTCAGCAAGGAAATCTCATTCCGGTCTATCGGGACATCCTTGCGGATATGGAGACCCCTCTTTCCATTTACCGTAAGCTGGAAGAGGGAAAATATTCCTTTCTCCTGGAGAGCATGGAGGGCGGGGAAAAATGGGGGCGTTATAGTTTCATCGGCCTGAACCCCTCGGTCATAATCCGGGCCAAAGGCGACAGATTGGAACGCCTCAATGCCGCCGGTGAGGTCCATACTGAAACCGGGGATCCTATCCTGTTCCTGCGCAAGGTCTTGTCGGCTTACAAACCCGTGGTATTTGACGGCCTGCCCCGTTTTTTTGGCGGCGCCGTGGGTTACCTGGGTTATGACACCGTACGCTTTATAGAGGCTATTCCGGAGATCAATCCGGACGTGCTTGGCTTCCACGATATGGTCTTTGTAATATGTGACCAGATCCTCATCTACGACACCTTCAACCAGTCTCTTAGGGTCATAACGAATGTGCGCATCAAGGAAGGCGATGATCTGCAATCGCTTTATGATCAGGCCATAGCCGGGATAGACGGCATTGTTGACAGACTGCGCAGGGCACCGGTTTCGCAGCCGGAGGATATTCCCCAGGATGATCTTCCGGTATCGGCCAACATGCCGCCTGAGGACTTTAAGTGTATGGTCGGAAAGGCCAAGGAGTATATCCGGGCGGGAGACATCATTCAGGTGGTGTTGGCCCAGCGCTTTCAGACGACGTGGCAAGGAGATCCCTTTTCGGTTTATCGGGCGTTGCGTAAGATAAATCCCTCGCCGTACCTCTTTTACCTCCGTTTTGATGACGAATATCTGATCGGTTCTTCACCGGAGGTCCTGGTACGGCTGGAGAACCGGAAAATAGAAGTCCGGCCCATTGCCGGGACGCGGCCCCGCGGAACAAACGAGGAAGAAGATCGCAGGCTGG
It encodes the following:
- the trpE gene encoding anthranilate synthase component I; the protein is MYSPTFEQFNKLAQQGNLIPVYRDILADMETPLSIYRKLEEGKYSFLLESMEGGEKWGRYSFIGLNPSVIIRAKGDRLERLNAAGEVHTETGDPILFLRKVLSAYKPVVFDGLPRFFGGAVGYLGYDTVRFIEAIPEINPDVLGFHDMVFVICDQILIYDTFNQSLRVITNVRIKEGDDLQSLYDQAIAGIDGIVDRLRRAPVSQPEDIPQDDLPVSANMPPEDFKCMVGKAKEYIRAGDIIQVVLAQRFQTTWQGDPFSVYRALRKINPSPYLFYLRFDDEYLIGSSPEVLVRLENRKIEVRPIAGTRPRGTNEEEDRRLEQELLNDPKERAEHIMLVDLGRNDVGRVAGYGSVEVNELMAIERYSHVMHIVSNVRGLLKEGKDAFDVFSATFPAGTVSGAPKVRAMEIIEELEPDRRGPYAGAVGYFSFSGNMDLCIAIRTLLIKNGRISVQAGAGIVADSDPDKEYQETVNKARGMLRAIEWAKKGLE